A single region of the Vanessa tameamea isolate UH-Manoa-2023 chromosome 18, ilVanTame1 primary haplotype, whole genome shotgun sequence genome encodes:
- the LOC113400198 gene encoding ninjurin-2 isoform X1 — protein MDENKRKSETDLSTKEVNIDDVLNNQDASTEICEAVKGLDANRYATKKTVAQGMLDIALLTSNASQLKYVLQVGPKHEFYMLLVVLISISIVLQVISAVACAILALIFDINHEPQQRKADMLNNLSLMFKVIASTLNVVICIFYSIAFDTTILV, from the exons ATGgacgaaaataaaagaaaaagtgaGACCGATTTAAGTACAAAGGAAGTGAATATAGATGATGTTTTGAACAATCAAGATGCGTCGACGGAAATCTGTGAAgcg GTTAAAGGGCTTGATGCCAACCGGTACGCGACGAAGAAGACTGTTGCGCAAGGAATGCTGGACATTGCCCTGTTAACTTCAAATGCTTCTCAACTGAAATATGTGCTTCAAGTTGGTCCTAAGCATGAATTCTATATGTTACTAGTTGTCCTTATATCCATCTCGATAGTTTTACAG GTTATTTCAGCAGTAGCATGTGCAATTCTTGCTTTAATCTTTGATATCAACCACGAGCCTCAACAACGCAAAGCTGACATGTTGAATAATCTATCTCTGATGTTTAAAGTTATAGCCTCTACTCTTAACGTcgtcatttgtattttttattcaatagctTTTGACACCACGattcttgtttaa
- the LOC113400197 gene encoding uncharacterized protein LOC113400197 gives MLPSMPILFTRDSQDAFGNKIEPSTSYFNKSIQAQPIVQLEAHSSKSAHKQQNDIQNNTKNKTNIKKKEEQAKPNSDDKPLEAALVKAYYAKVQSRFASHSSVPTNKFVQFRNILKSFDPSMETPIDLFKKIEQLFGEEHKDIVEEFLLFLKPGQASQVGRFMDHFMMTQITRFIALLQTTFSRKPTVLRKIIRAITTSINSGNSSDLKSRVLPHLRSNPRLTQMFKSLFPDERPPDSVYETGTDILQESFLTSDKGYDVWEFEDKDNKRKPEAKVLDSEYLHGRVFLQHGRFLRTACVTYPYSKEPYRVHARRLAPNHCLSPPESDSERASPKRNAKTVCKIPQKRPRKQLKSPTKNAKDVNDNTKNSITTPLNNTKIKGKSHSRSKHCKKEDVAAKKKDKHDTKSPCSKKDEGLKVKQTKVDVPKVESRSWTRDEDKTMLEVLKGEPGSEQVFCRIREQLPHRTTTEIKERFCHVMNLLQKMAVGDVT, from the exons ATGTTGCCTTCTAtgccaattttatttacaagagaCAGCCAAGATgcctttggaaataaaatagaacCAAGTAcaagttattttaacaaaagtaTTCAAGCTCAACCCATCGTTCAATTAGAG GCCCATTCCTCGAAGTCAGCACACAAACAACAAAATGATATACAGAATAACacgaaaaataaaacgaatattaagAAGAAAGAAGAACAAGCAAAACCTAACAGTGATGACAAACCATTGGAAGCAG CACTTGTTAAGGCATATTATGCAAAAGTTCAATCAAGGTTTGCTTCTCACTCATCGGTTCCTACGAACAAGTTTGTGCAGttcagaaatattttgaaatcatttgATCCATCGATGGAGACTCCCatagatttgtttaaaaagatTGAGCAGTTATTTGGTGAGGAACATAAGGATATTGTAGAGGAATTCCTCCTCTTTTTAAAGCCTGGTCAAGCTTCACAAGTGGGCAGGTTTATGGATCATTTTATGATGACTCAAATAACAAGATTCATTGCTCTGTTAcaa acaaCGTTCAGTCGCAAACCTACAGTTCTGAGGAAGATAATACGCGCAATCACAACGAGTATCAACAGCGGTAACAGTTCGGATTTGAAGTCGAGGGTACTGCCACATCTCAGGTCCAACCCACGACTTACACAGATGTTCAAGTCCCTGTTCCCAGACGAACGTCCCCCAGACAG CGTTTACGAAACTGGTACAGATATTCTACAAGAAAGTTTTCTAACTTCCGACAAGGGCTATGACGTTTGGGAATTTGAAGACAAAGACAACAAAAGAAAACCAGAAGCAAAAGTTCTAGATTCTGAG TACTTACACGGTCGGGTTTTCCTCCAACACGGCAGATTTTTACGCACAGCTTGTGTTACTTATCCTTATAGTAAAGAGCCTTATAGAGTTCACGCAAGACGATTAGCCCCAAATCATTGTCTTTCACCGCCCGAATCGGATTCGGAACGAGCATCGCCCAAAAGAAACGCAAAAACAGTCTGTAAAATACCACAGAAAAGACCGAGAAAACAACTGAAATCACCGACGAAAAACGCTAAAGACGTAAATGATAACACGAAAAATTCTATCACAACCCCGTTGaataacacaaaaattaaaggaaaatcaCATTCGAGAAGCAAACATTGCAAAAAAGAGGACGTCGCGGCTAAGAAGAAAGATAAACACGACACAAAAAGTCCTTGTTCGAAAAAAGACGAGGGACTTAAAGTGAAACAAACGAAGGTAGATGTTCCAAAAGTAGAAAGTAGAAGTTGGACACGTGACGAGGATAAGACGATGTTGGAAGTGCTAAAAGGAGAGCCTGGCTCCGAACAAGTATTTTGTCGCATAAGAGAACAGCTCCCCCATCGCACGACGACAGAAATCAAAGAAAGATTCTGTCACGTTATGAACCTACTGCAAAAAATGGCGGTCGGTGACGTCACATAG
- the LOC135193770 gene encoding uncharacterized protein LOC135193770 yields the protein MPKLNENYYLRKYYLKNEQVPTQSVMKEKMTPMLANVYFKSMSPKLKVFAGLEPLMKGGGSDWYIPPADLLQGRLVMKPIHRKFLSKLNFSGIDYFGERILKEHREKMEEEKQNALLENDRSWKEMIGRSCCQYWDDISKEQSKENTSKIQQAFHEFTILYSTSITKIEAILSNAATKEIERVKEEAFNKMAFQYETLLKQQATMLYDRYTNKLLKEKTKQKEQFISAIENSKTEMGIKLHDINVEKHVAIEKLRIILECQNLACQVYVALKEREECKKEIELAKHEHKKKIKEFSAIMKMQELEISLAKDKEMRRKEFIQVWQKKVCHVVKRFQEFVKYCLNTLPEQADFFINMEKLMLLQLSETLDNPSVESIFIPEEETFKTPVPKPHPFYLFCDKGYKPKIEDNLCPKHCTSSASQLPVIVVNKKCIYSACDNFYNFAEKVQQLIESRHDEDLIDDHDYKFDIPIKSTSSDQLRALKLESSLMQLLQKEFPNPRDVQTECCVCKIPTCYCDSPVKKSPHRAVEESNEIVIWQRKDFRPKIIPRSIELEHEREPKWESYLQYMLPKKCQCAKRIKKGLKEHLPAYMRNMSTYNAPDLPNYETCTLDKLKELVKRSRGRRPPKVETVSTESKSKDVSTQYSDQEFEFMCTCFSDEESDKVLQNLIKESMLYKKNEFKFVDGSVSSMQLQRSISSFVQDRAHSLRRLLDNAPELEEIFIKENCNFYD from the coding sequence atgccaaaactaaatgaaaattattacctaagaaaatattatcttaaaaatgagCAAGTTCCAACTCAAAGCGTTATGAAGGAAAAAATGACACCAATGCttgcaaatgtttattttaaatctatgtcaccgaaattaaaagtatttgctGGTCTCGAGCCTCTAATGAAAGGCGGAGGAAGTGATTGGTACATACCACCAGCAGATTTACTACAAGGAAGACTAGTAATGAAACCCATCCACAGGAAATTTTTGTCAAAGTTAAATTTTAGCGGCATTGACTATTTCGGTGAAAGAATACTCAAagaacatcgtgagaaaatggAAGAAGAAAAACAGAATGCGTTACTTGAAAATGATAGAAGTTGGAAGGAAATGATTGGGAGGAGTTGTTGCCAATACTGGGATGACATATCAAAAGAACAATCTAAAGAAAATACTTCAAAAATTCAACAGGCATTTCATGAATTCACCATATTGTATTCGACTTCTATAACTAAAATAGAAGCTATTCTCTCTAATGCAGCTACTAAAGAAATCGAGCGTGTCAAGGAAGAAGCGTTCAATAAAATGGCTTTTCAATACGAGACTTTGTTGAAACAACAAGCTACAATGCTATACGACAGATAcacaaataaactattaaaagaaaaaactaaacaaaaggAGCAATTTATATCTGCAATTGAAAATTCTAAAACAGAGATGGGAATTAAACTTCATGACATTAATGTAGAAAAACATGTTGCAATAGAAAAGCTCCGCATCATTTTGGAATGTCAGAATTTAGCTTGTCAAGTATATGTGGCATTAAAAGAACGAGAAGAATGTAAAAAAGAGATTGAGTTGGCGAAGCAcgaacataaaaagaaaattaaagaattttcTGCAATAATGAAAATGCAAGAATTAGAAATCAGCCTTGCAAAAGATAAAGAGATGAGGAGAAAAGAATTCATTCAGGTTTGGCAAAAGAAAGTTTGCCATGTTGTAAAGAGGTTTCAGGAATTTGTGAAATATTGCTTAAATACGTTGCCAGAACAAGCAGATTTCTTTATAAACATGGAAAAATTAATGCTTTTACAACTCAGCGAAACACTAGATAATCCAAGTGTCGAAAGCATATTCATTCCCGAAGAAGAGACCTTTAAAACTCCAGTTCCGAAACCTCATCCATTCTATCTCTTTTGTGATAAAGGATATAAACCAAAGATAGAAGATAATCTGTGTCCCAAGCATTGTACATCCAGTGCATCGCAGCTGCCGGTAattgttgttaataaaaaatgtatttactcaGCTTGTGATAACTTTTATAACTTTGCCGAAAAAGTGCAACAGTTAATAGAAAGTCGACATGACGAAGATTTAATTGATGACCATGACTACAAATTTGATATTCCAATTAAAAGTACGTCGTCAGACCAGCTGAGAGCACTGAAATTGGAGAGTTCCTTAATGCAGCTCTTACAAAAAGAATTTCCTAATCCGAGAGATGTTCAAACCGAATGTTGCGTGTGTAAAATACCTACATGTTATTGCGATAGCCCAGTCAAGAAATCGCCTCATAGGGCTGTGGAAGAATCGAATGAAATAGTAATATGGCAGCGGAAAGACTTTCGTCCAAAAATAATTCCAAGAAGTATTGAACTCGAACACGAACGAGAGCCAAAGTGGGaaagttatttacaatatatgcTGCCCAAAAAATGTCAATGTGCCAAGCGGATTAAAAAAGGTTTGAAAGAACATCTTCCTGCTTATATGCGAAATATGTCAACATACAATGCACCGGATCTGCCAAATTACGAAACATGTACATTGGACAAACTAAAAGAGTTAGTTAAAAGAAGTAGAGGGCGAAGACCTCCGAAAGTGGAGACTGTTTCTACGGAATCTAAATCTAAAGATGTTAGCACGCAATATTCGGATCAGGAATTCGAATTCATGTGTACTTGTTTCTCTGACGAAGAATCTGATAAAGTACTACAGAACTTGATAAAAGAATCCATGCTATATaagaaaaatgaatttaaatttgtggATGGCTCTGTTTCTTCGATGCAACTTCAGCGTAGCATCAGTTCTTTTGTCCAAGATAGAGCTCACTCCTTGAGACGTTTACTTGATAATGCTCCAGAATTagaggaaatatttattaaagaaaattgtaacttttatgattaa
- the LOC113400198 gene encoding ninjurin-1 isoform X2, translating into MDENKRKSETDLSTKEVNIDDVLNNQDASTEICEAVKGLDANRYATKKTVAQGMLDIALLTSNASQLKYVLQVGPKHEFYMLLVVLISISIVLQLLVGLLFVVIGGLDLNDDSDQPSAIILNDVIVIFIFVISVTNIVISAFGIEYSNNPLILERLKYINNEYIRKGNVTSS; encoded by the exons ATGgacgaaaataaaagaaaaagtgaGACCGATTTAAGTACAAAGGAAGTGAATATAGATGATGTTTTGAACAATCAAGATGCGTCGACGGAAATCTGTGAAgcg GTTAAAGGGCTTGATGCCAACCGGTACGCGACGAAGAAGACTGTTGCGCAAGGAATGCTGGACATTGCCCTGTTAACTTCAAATGCTTCTCAACTGAAATATGTGCTTCAAGTTGGTCCTAAGCATGAATTCTATATGTTACTAGTTGTCCTTATATCCATCTCGATAGTTTTACAG CTTCTTGTTGGATTACTATTCGTTGTAATTGGCGGTTTGGACCTGAACGACGACAGCGACCAGCCCTCAGCAATTATTCTCAACGACgtcatagttatatttatatttgtaatatctgTTACAAATATAGTTATATCAGCATTTGGCatagaatattcaaataatcCGCTGATACTTGAAcggttaaaatacattaataacgaATATATAAGGAAAGGAAATGTAACATCtagttaa
- the Ter94 gene encoding transitional endoplasmic reticulum ATPase TER94 yields the protein MADNKSPDDLSTAILRRKDRPNRLIVEEAVSDDNSVVALSQAKMEQLQLFRGDTVLLKGKRRKETVCIVLSDDNCPDEKIRMNRVVRNNLRVRLSDVVSIAPCPSVKYGKRVHILPIDDSVEGLTGNLFEVYLKPYFMEAYRPIHRDDTFMVRGGMRAVEFKVVETDPAPYCIVAPDTVIHCEGEPIKREEEEEALNAVGYDDIGGCRKQLAQIKEMVELPLRHPSLFKAIGVKPPRGILMYGPPGTGKTLIARAVANETGAFFFLINGPEIMSKLAGESESNLRKAFEEADKNSPAIIFIDELDAIAPKREKTHGEVERRIVSQLLTLMDGMKKSSHVIVMAATNRPNSIDPALRRFGRFDREIDIGIPDATGRLEILRIHTKNMKLGDDVDLEQIAAESHGHVGADLASLCSEAALQQIREKMDLIDLEDDQIDAEVLNSLAVSMDNFRYAMTKSSPSALRETVVEVPNVTWTDIGGLQNVKRELQELVQYPVEHPDKFLKFGMQPSRGVLFYGPPGCGKTLLAKAIANECQANFISVKGPELLTMWFGESEANVRDIFDKARSASPCVLFFDELDSIAKSRGGSVSDAGGAADRVINQILTEMDGMGAKKNVFIIGATNRPDIIDPAILRPGRLDQLIYIPLPDEKSREAILRANLRKSPIAKDVDLSYIAKVTQGFSGADLTEICQRACKLAIRQAIEAEIHRERARQQQQAAAVMDMDEEDPVPEISRAHFEEAMKFARRSVSDNDIRKYEMFAQTLQQSRGFGTNFRFPTSGAAAGGTGTSGGDQPTFQEEGGDDDLYS from the exons ATGGCAGATAATAAGAG CCCCGATGATCTTTCCACCGCGATCTTGCGCCGTAAAGACAGACCAAATCGCCTGATCGTCGAGGAAGCTGTAAGCGATGACAACTCCGTGGTTGCTTTATCACAG GCTAAAATGGAACAACTACAGTTATTCCGTGGAGACACCGTACTACTGAAGGGCAAACGCCGCAAAGAAACTGTCTGCATTGTACTCTCAGATGACAATTGTCCTGATGAAAAGATCCGCATGAACCGTGTTGTTAGGAACAATCTTCGTGTACGGCTCTCTGATGTAGTTTCCATTGCTCCTTGCCCCTCAGTTAAATATGGCAAACGAGTTCATATATTACCAATTGATGATTCAGTCGAAGGTTTGACTGG AAACTTATTCGAAGTGTACCTGAAGCCGTACTTCATGGAAGCATACCGGCCCATTCATCGTGATGACACCTTTATGGTTCGAGGTGGCATGCGTGCTGTTGAGTTCAAAGTAGTAGAGACAGATCCCGCCCCATACTGTATTGTAGCACCAGATACAGTTATTCACTGTGAGGGAGAACCAATTAAGAGAGAA gAAGAAGAAGAAGCCTTAAATGCAGTAGGCTATGATGATATTGGCGGTTGTCGTAAGCAACTAGCTCAAATCAAAGAGATGGTGGAGTTGCCTCTGCGGCATCCATCACTTTTCAAGGCCATCGGTGTGAAGCCTCCACGTGGTATTCTCATGTATGGACCTCCAGGAACTGGAAAAACACTTATTGCTCGTGCTGTTGCCAATGAGACAG GTGCATTCTTCTTCCTGATCAACGGTCCAGAGATCATGTCTAAATTAGCTGGAGAATCTGAGTCGAACTTGCGTAAAGCTTTCGAAGAAGCAGACAAAAATTCTCCGGCCATCATCTTCATCGACGAGCTGGACGCCATCGCGCCGAAACGTGAGAAGACGCACGGCGAGGTCGAGCGGCGCATCGTGTCCCAGCTGCTCACTCTTATGGACG GTATGAAGAAGTCGTCCCACGTGATAGTAATGGCAGCTACTAACCGGCCGAACTCTATCGACCCCGCTCTCCGTCGGTTCGGTCGTTTTGACCGCGAGATTGACATCGGCATCCCGGACGCCACCGGACGTCTTGAGATCCTGCGCATACACACTAAGAATATGAAGCTAGGAGATGATGTCGATCTAGAACAG ATCGCAGCCGAGTCTCACGGTCACGTGGGCGCGGATCTCGCGTCGCTGTGCTCGGAGGCGGCTCTCCAACAGATTAGAGAGAAGATGGACCTCATTGACCTCGAGGATGATCAGATCGATGCAGAGGTGCTAAACTCGCTTGCCGTCTCCATGGACAACTTCCGT TATGCGATGACAAAGTCGTCGCCGTCGGCGCTCCGCGAGACGGTCGTGGAGGTGCCCAACGTAACGTGGACGGACATCGGAGGCTTGCAGAACGTAAAGCGGGAGCTTCAAGAGCTGGTGCAGTATCCAGTGGAACATCCCGACAAGTTCCTCAAGTTCGGCATGCAGCCATCACGTGGTGTGCTCTTCTATGGACCACCGGGTTGCG GTAAGACACTGTTGGCTAAGGCAATCGCTAATGAATGTCAGGCTAACTTCATCTCGGTGAAGGGACCAGAGTTACTCACTATGTGGTTTGGTGAATCCGAGGCTAACGTCCGGGATATCTTCGATAAg GCTCGCTCGGCGTCTCCCTGCGTGCTGTTCTTCGACGAGTTGGACTCCATCGCGAAGTCCCGCGGCGGGTCGGTGTCGGACGCCGGCGGCGCCGCCGACCGCGTCATCAACCAGATCCTCACCGAGATGGACGGCATGGGCGCCAAGAAGAACGTCTTCATTATTG GTGCCACAAATCGTCCGGATATCATTGACCCAGCAATTCTGCGACCCGGCCGTTTGGACCAGCTCATCTACATCCCACTTCCAGATGAGAAATCTCGTGAGGCTATCCTCCGCGCCAACCTTCGCAAGTCACCTATCGCTAAGGACGTCGATTTGTCTTACATTGCAAAG GTCACACAAGGGTTCAGTGGTGCCGACTTGACAGAGATCTGCCAGCGCGCCTGCAAGCTCGCCATCCGACAGGCCATCGAGGCCGAGATACACCGCGAGCGGGCGCGCCAGCAGCAGCAGGCCGCCGCCGTCATGGAT ATGGACGAGGAAGACCCCGTGCCGGAGATCAGCCGCGCTCACTTCGAGGAGGCGATGAAATTCGCGCGCCGCTCCGTGTCCGACAACGACATCCGCAAGTACGAGATGTTCGCGCAGACGCTGCAGCAGTCGCGCGGGTTCGGCACCAACTTCAGGTTCCCCACgagcggcgcggcggcgggcggcaCGGGCACGTCGGGCGGCGACCAGCCCACCTTCCAGGAGGAGGGCGGCGACGACGACCTCTACAGCTAA